A genomic stretch from Budorcas taxicolor isolate Tak-1 chromosome 15, Takin1.1, whole genome shotgun sequence includes:
- the DGKZ gene encoding diacylglycerol kinase zeta isoform X1, with translation MRRPPTQPRLPSCVPRMVGGGRPGCSRFPFWLLPAPSCMPSCIWLLMTPGTVVHQAPPSMGFCSHPPAPAMETFIKRHFQRKAPGPGEGPRRPSGAGLPTSKARRRSPAGQASSLLVQRRRSSAQLQGCLLSCGVVAPRPGRRRRSSTAPPACNPRFAVEEVPTQPQPAVVGPQFLVAPLLLAGLVGMEEEEGLQEEDVRVVSPSAQLGAGTPGPPPRPPRGGLPLLPVPRWRRRRASSHLLPADVVKDHGLWGLHGHYRRLSQPRPMGQHPSPGGRRASGTAAGLGMPARVRPLSRRRQVALRRKSAGPQTWSTLLAKAITKSGLQHLAPPPPAPGAPCSEPERQIRSTVDWSESATYGEHIWFETNVSGDFCYVGEQYCVAKMLQKSVSRRKCAACKIVVHTPCIEQLEKINFRCKPSFRESGSRNVREPTFVRHHWVHRRRQDGKCRHCGKGFQQKFTFHSKEIVAISCSWCKQAYHSKVSCFMLQQIEEPCSLGVHAAVVIPPTWILRARRPQNTLKASKKKKRASFKRKSSKKGPEEGRWRPFIIRPTPSPLMKPLLVFVNPKSGGNQGAKIIQSFLWYLNPRQVFDLSQGGPREALEMYRRVHNLRILACGGDGTVGWILSTLDQLRLKPPPPVAILPLGTGNDLARTLNWGGGYTDEPVSKILSHVEEGNVVQLDRWDLRAEPNLEAGPEERDEGATDRLPLDVFNNYFSLGFDAHVTLEFHESREANPEKFNSRFRNKMFYAGTAFSDFLMGSSKDLAKHIRVVCDGTDLTPKIQDLKPQCIVFLNIPRYCAGTMPWGHPGEHHDFEPQRHDDGYLEVIGFTMTSLAALQVGGHGERLTQCREVLLTTSKAIPVQVDGEPCKLAASRIRIALRNQATMVQKAKRRSAAPLHSDQQPVPEQLRVQVSRVSMHDYEALHYDKEQLKEASVPLGTVVVPGDSDLELCRAHIERLRQEPEGAGAKAPMCQKLSPKWCFLDATTASRFYRIDRAQEHLNYVTEIAQDEIYILDPELLGASARPDLPTPTSPLPTSPCSPTSRLLPGDAAPPTGEELIEAAKRNDFCKLQELHRAGGDLMHRDERSRTLLHHAVSTGSKEVVRYLLEHAPTEILDAVEENGETCLHQAAALGQRTICHYIVEAGASLMKTDQQGDTPRQRAEKAQDTELAAYLENRQHYQMIQREDQETAV, from the exons CCACCCGCCTGCCCCTGCCATGGAGACCTTCATTAAGAGACACTTCCAGCGGAAGGCGCCCGGCCCAGGGGAGGGGCCGCGGCGGCCCAGCGGCGCGGGGCTGCCCACGAGCAAGGCCCGGCGCCGATCACCCGCGGGGCAGGCCTCCTCCTTGCTGGTACAGCGGCGGCGCTCCAGCGCGCAGCTCCAGGGCTGCCTCCTGAGCTGCGGGGTGGTGGCCCCGCGCCCTGGCCGCCGCCGGCGCTCCAGCACCGCGCCCCCCGCCTGCAATCCCCGCTTCGCCGTGGAGGAGGTGCCCACCCAGCCGCAGCCGGCCGTGGTGGGGCCCCAGTTTCTGGTGGCACCCCTGCTGTTGGCTGGGCTCGTGGgcatggaggaggaagagggcttGCAGGAGGAGGATGTGAGGGTCGTGTCACCGAGCGCCCAGCTGGGCGCCGGGACCCCAGGGCCGCCCCCACGCCCGCCCCGCGGCGGGCTGCCCCTGCTGCCGGTGCCGCGCTGGCGCCGGCGCCGGGCCTCCTCCCACCTGCTGCCCGCAGACGTGGTGAAAGACCACGGGCTCTGGGGCCTGCACGGTCACTACCGGCGCCTCAGCCAGCCACGGCCCATGGGCCAGCACCCCAGCCCAGGAGGTCGAAGAGCCTCGGGCACTGCAGCCGGCCTCGGGATGCCCGCCCGCGTGCGCCCGCTGTCCCGCCGGCGCCAGGTAGCCCTGCGGCGCAAGTCAGCCGGACCCCAGACCTGGAGTACCCTGCTTGC GAAAGCCATCACCAAGTCGGGCCTCCAGCACCTGGcaccccctcctcctgctcctggggCCCCGTGCAGCGAGCCTGAGCGGCAGATCCGGAGCACCGTGGACTGGAGT GAGTCGGCGACCTATGGGGAACACATCTGGTTCGAGACCAACGTGTCCGGGGACTTCTGCTACGTCGGAGAGCAGTACTGCGTCGCCAAGATGCTG CAGAAATCAGTGTCCCGGAGAAAGTGTGCGGCCTGCAAGATTGTGGTCCACACGCCTTGCATCGAGCAGCTCGAGAAG ATAAATTTCCGCTGTAAGCCATCCTTCCGTGAATCGGGCTCCAGGAACGTCCGTGAG CCAACCTTCGTGCGGCACCACTGGGTACACCGGCGGCGCCAGGACGGCAAGTGTCGGCACTGCGGGAAG GGCTTCCAGCAGAAGTTCACCTTCCATAGCAAGGAGATCGTGGCCATCAGCTGCTCCTGGTGCAAGCAAGCA TACCACAGCAAGGTGTCCTGCTTCATGCTGCAGCAGATCGAGGAGCCGTGCTCCCTGGGGGTCCACGCCGCCGTGGTCATCCCCCCTACCTGGATCCTCCGGGCCCGCAGGCCCCAG AACACCCTCAAAGCcagcaagaagaaaaagagagcatCCTTCAAGAGGAAGTCTAGCAAGAAAGGGCCTGAG GAGGGCCGCTGGAGACCCTTCATCATCAGGCCTACTCCGTCTCCCCTCATGAAGCCCCTGCTGGTGTTCGTGAACCCCAAGAGTGGGGGCAACCAG GGCGCCAAGATCATCCAGTCCTTCCTCTGGTATCTGAATCCCCGGCAAGTCTTTGACCTGAGCCAGGGGGGTCCCAGGGAGGC GCTGGAGATGTATCGCCGGGTGCACAACCTGCGGATCCTGGCCTGCGGGGGCGACGGCACG GTCGGCTGGATCCTTTCCACACTGGACCAGCTGCGCTTGAAGCCGCCGCCGCCAGTCGCCATCCTGCCCCTGGGCACTGGCAATGACTTGGCCCGCACCCTCAACTGGGGCGGG GGCTACACCGACGAGCCTGTGTCCAAGATCCTGTCTCACGTGGAAGAGGGCAACGTGGTGCAGCTGGACCGCTGGGACCTCCGTGCAGAGCCCAACCTCGAGGCAGGGCCTGAAGAGCGAGACGAGGGGGCCACCGACCGG CTGCCTCTGGATGTCTTCAACAACTACTTCAGCCTGGGCTTTGATGCCCACGTCACCCTGGAGTTTCACGAGTCTCGAG AGGCCAACCCGGAGAAGTTCAACAGCCGCTTCCGGAATAAGATGTTCTATGCCGGG ACAGCCTTCTCCGACTTCCTGATGGGCAGCTCCAAGGACTTGGCCAAGCACATCCGCGTGGTG TGTGATGGGACTGACCTGACCCCCAAGATTCAGGACCTGAAACCCCAGTGCATTGTTTTCTTGAACATCCCCAG GTACTGCGCAGGCACCATGCCCTGGGGCCACCCTGGGGAGCACCATGACTTCGAGCCCCAGCGGCACGACGATGGCTACCTCGAGGTCATCGGCTTTACCATGACCTCCCTG GCCGCGCTGCAGGTGGGCGGGCATGGCGAGCGGCTGACGCAGTGCCGAGAGGTGCTGCTCACCACGTCCAAAGCCATCCCAGTGCAGGTGGACGGCGAGCCCTGCAAGCTTGCAGCCTCCCGCATCCGCATCGCCCTGCGCAACCAGGCCACCATGGTGCAGAAGGCCAAGCGGCGGAGCGCTGCCCCCCTGCACAGCGA CCAGCAGCCGGTGCCGGAGCAGCTGCGAGTCCAGGTGAGCAGGGTCAGCATGCACGACTACGAGGCCCTGCACTACGACAAGGAGCAGCTCAAAGAGGCTT CCGTGCCACTGGGCACTGTGGTGGTCCCGGGAGACAGCGACCTGGAGCTGTGCCGTGCTCACATCGAGAGGCTCCGGCAG GAGCCTGAAGGTGCTGGAGCCAAGGCCCCGATGTGTCAGAAACTGTCCCCCAAGTGGTGCTTCCTCGATG CCACCACTGCCAGCCGCTTCTACAGAATCGACAGGGCCCAG GAACACCTCAACTACGTGACTGAGATCGCGCAGGACGAGATTTATATCCTGGACCCTGAGCTGCTGGGGGCATCTGCCCGTcctgacctccccacccccacgtcccctctccccacctcgcCCTGCTCCCCCACATCCCG GTTACTGCCAGGGGACGCTGCGCCCCCTACAG GTGAAGAGCTCATCGAGGCTGCCAAGAGGAACGATTTCTGTAAG ctccaGGAGCTGCACCGAGCTGGGGGCGACCTCATGCACCGTGATGAACGGAGCCGCACGCTCCTGCACCACGCGGTCAGCACCGGTAGCAAGGAAGTGGTCCGCTACCTGCTGGAGCACG CGCCCACTGAGATCCTTGATGCCGTGGAGGAAAA TGGGGAGACCTGCCTGCACCAGGCGGCAGCCCTGGGCCAGCGCACCATCTGCCACTACATCGTGGAGGCCGGGGCCTCGCTCATGAAGACCGACCAGCAG GGCGACACTCCCCGGCAGAGAGCTGAGAAGGCTCAGGACACGGAACTGGCGGCTTACCTGGAGAACCGGCAGCATTACCAGATGATCCAGCGGGAGGACCAGGAGACGGCGGTGTGA
- the DGKZ gene encoding diacylglycerol kinase zeta isoform X2: MRRPPTQPRLPSCVPRMVGGGRPGCSRFPFWLLPAPSCMPSCIWLLMTPGTVVHQAPPSMGFCSHPPAPAMETFIKRHFQRKAPGPGEGPRRPSGAGLPTSKARRRSPAGQASSLLVQRRRSSAQLQGCLLSCGVVAPRPGRRRRSSTAPPACNPRFAVEEVPTQPQPAVVGPQFLVAPLLLAGLVGMEEEEGLQEEDVRVVSPSAQLGAGTPGPPPRPPRGGLPLLPVPRWRRRRASSHLLPADVVKDHGLWGLHGHYRRLSQPRPMGQHPSPGGRRASGTAAGLGMPARVRPLSRRRQVALRRKSAGPQTWSTLLAKAITKSGLQHLAPPPPAPGAPCSEPERQIRSTVDWSESATYGEHIWFETNVSGDFCYVGEQYCVAKMLKSVSRRKCAACKIVVHTPCIEQLEKINFRCKPSFRESGSRNVREPTFVRHHWVHRRRQDGKCRHCGKGFQQKFTFHSKEIVAISCSWCKQAYHSKVSCFMLQQIEEPCSLGVHAAVVIPPTWILRARRPQNTLKASKKKKRASFKRKSSKKGPEEGRWRPFIIRPTPSPLMKPLLVFVNPKSGGNQGAKIIQSFLWYLNPRQVFDLSQGGPREALEMYRRVHNLRILACGGDGTVGWILSTLDQLRLKPPPPVAILPLGTGNDLARTLNWGGGYTDEPVSKILSHVEEGNVVQLDRWDLRAEPNLEAGPEERDEGATDRLPLDVFNNYFSLGFDAHVTLEFHESREANPEKFNSRFRNKMFYAGTAFSDFLMGSSKDLAKHIRVVCDGTDLTPKIQDLKPQCIVFLNIPRYCAGTMPWGHPGEHHDFEPQRHDDGYLEVIGFTMTSLAALQVGGHGERLTQCREVLLTTSKAIPVQVDGEPCKLAASRIRIALRNQATMVQKAKRRSAAPLHSDQQPVPEQLRVQVSRVSMHDYEALHYDKEQLKEASVPLGTVVVPGDSDLELCRAHIERLRQEPEGAGAKAPMCQKLSPKWCFLDATTASRFYRIDRAQEHLNYVTEIAQDEIYILDPELLGASARPDLPTPTSPLPTSPCSPTSRLLPGDAAPPTGEELIEAAKRNDFCKLQELHRAGGDLMHRDERSRTLLHHAVSTGSKEVVRYLLEHAPTEILDAVEENGETCLHQAAALGQRTICHYIVEAGASLMKTDQQGDTPRQRAEKAQDTELAAYLENRQHYQMIQREDQETAV, translated from the exons CCACCCGCCTGCCCCTGCCATGGAGACCTTCATTAAGAGACACTTCCAGCGGAAGGCGCCCGGCCCAGGGGAGGGGCCGCGGCGGCCCAGCGGCGCGGGGCTGCCCACGAGCAAGGCCCGGCGCCGATCACCCGCGGGGCAGGCCTCCTCCTTGCTGGTACAGCGGCGGCGCTCCAGCGCGCAGCTCCAGGGCTGCCTCCTGAGCTGCGGGGTGGTGGCCCCGCGCCCTGGCCGCCGCCGGCGCTCCAGCACCGCGCCCCCCGCCTGCAATCCCCGCTTCGCCGTGGAGGAGGTGCCCACCCAGCCGCAGCCGGCCGTGGTGGGGCCCCAGTTTCTGGTGGCACCCCTGCTGTTGGCTGGGCTCGTGGgcatggaggaggaagagggcttGCAGGAGGAGGATGTGAGGGTCGTGTCACCGAGCGCCCAGCTGGGCGCCGGGACCCCAGGGCCGCCCCCACGCCCGCCCCGCGGCGGGCTGCCCCTGCTGCCGGTGCCGCGCTGGCGCCGGCGCCGGGCCTCCTCCCACCTGCTGCCCGCAGACGTGGTGAAAGACCACGGGCTCTGGGGCCTGCACGGTCACTACCGGCGCCTCAGCCAGCCACGGCCCATGGGCCAGCACCCCAGCCCAGGAGGTCGAAGAGCCTCGGGCACTGCAGCCGGCCTCGGGATGCCCGCCCGCGTGCGCCCGCTGTCCCGCCGGCGCCAGGTAGCCCTGCGGCGCAAGTCAGCCGGACCCCAGACCTGGAGTACCCTGCTTGC GAAAGCCATCACCAAGTCGGGCCTCCAGCACCTGGcaccccctcctcctgctcctggggCCCCGTGCAGCGAGCCTGAGCGGCAGATCCGGAGCACCGTGGACTGGAGT GAGTCGGCGACCTATGGGGAACACATCTGGTTCGAGACCAACGTGTCCGGGGACTTCTGCTACGTCGGAGAGCAGTACTGCGTCGCCAAGATGCTG AAATCAGTGTCCCGGAGAAAGTGTGCGGCCTGCAAGATTGTGGTCCACACGCCTTGCATCGAGCAGCTCGAGAAG ATAAATTTCCGCTGTAAGCCATCCTTCCGTGAATCGGGCTCCAGGAACGTCCGTGAG CCAACCTTCGTGCGGCACCACTGGGTACACCGGCGGCGCCAGGACGGCAAGTGTCGGCACTGCGGGAAG GGCTTCCAGCAGAAGTTCACCTTCCATAGCAAGGAGATCGTGGCCATCAGCTGCTCCTGGTGCAAGCAAGCA TACCACAGCAAGGTGTCCTGCTTCATGCTGCAGCAGATCGAGGAGCCGTGCTCCCTGGGGGTCCACGCCGCCGTGGTCATCCCCCCTACCTGGATCCTCCGGGCCCGCAGGCCCCAG AACACCCTCAAAGCcagcaagaagaaaaagagagcatCCTTCAAGAGGAAGTCTAGCAAGAAAGGGCCTGAG GAGGGCCGCTGGAGACCCTTCATCATCAGGCCTACTCCGTCTCCCCTCATGAAGCCCCTGCTGGTGTTCGTGAACCCCAAGAGTGGGGGCAACCAG GGCGCCAAGATCATCCAGTCCTTCCTCTGGTATCTGAATCCCCGGCAAGTCTTTGACCTGAGCCAGGGGGGTCCCAGGGAGGC GCTGGAGATGTATCGCCGGGTGCACAACCTGCGGATCCTGGCCTGCGGGGGCGACGGCACG GTCGGCTGGATCCTTTCCACACTGGACCAGCTGCGCTTGAAGCCGCCGCCGCCAGTCGCCATCCTGCCCCTGGGCACTGGCAATGACTTGGCCCGCACCCTCAACTGGGGCGGG GGCTACACCGACGAGCCTGTGTCCAAGATCCTGTCTCACGTGGAAGAGGGCAACGTGGTGCAGCTGGACCGCTGGGACCTCCGTGCAGAGCCCAACCTCGAGGCAGGGCCTGAAGAGCGAGACGAGGGGGCCACCGACCGG CTGCCTCTGGATGTCTTCAACAACTACTTCAGCCTGGGCTTTGATGCCCACGTCACCCTGGAGTTTCACGAGTCTCGAG AGGCCAACCCGGAGAAGTTCAACAGCCGCTTCCGGAATAAGATGTTCTATGCCGGG ACAGCCTTCTCCGACTTCCTGATGGGCAGCTCCAAGGACTTGGCCAAGCACATCCGCGTGGTG TGTGATGGGACTGACCTGACCCCCAAGATTCAGGACCTGAAACCCCAGTGCATTGTTTTCTTGAACATCCCCAG GTACTGCGCAGGCACCATGCCCTGGGGCCACCCTGGGGAGCACCATGACTTCGAGCCCCAGCGGCACGACGATGGCTACCTCGAGGTCATCGGCTTTACCATGACCTCCCTG GCCGCGCTGCAGGTGGGCGGGCATGGCGAGCGGCTGACGCAGTGCCGAGAGGTGCTGCTCACCACGTCCAAAGCCATCCCAGTGCAGGTGGACGGCGAGCCCTGCAAGCTTGCAGCCTCCCGCATCCGCATCGCCCTGCGCAACCAGGCCACCATGGTGCAGAAGGCCAAGCGGCGGAGCGCTGCCCCCCTGCACAGCGA CCAGCAGCCGGTGCCGGAGCAGCTGCGAGTCCAGGTGAGCAGGGTCAGCATGCACGACTACGAGGCCCTGCACTACGACAAGGAGCAGCTCAAAGAGGCTT CCGTGCCACTGGGCACTGTGGTGGTCCCGGGAGACAGCGACCTGGAGCTGTGCCGTGCTCACATCGAGAGGCTCCGGCAG GAGCCTGAAGGTGCTGGAGCCAAGGCCCCGATGTGTCAGAAACTGTCCCCCAAGTGGTGCTTCCTCGATG CCACCACTGCCAGCCGCTTCTACAGAATCGACAGGGCCCAG GAACACCTCAACTACGTGACTGAGATCGCGCAGGACGAGATTTATATCCTGGACCCTGAGCTGCTGGGGGCATCTGCCCGTcctgacctccccacccccacgtcccctctccccacctcgcCCTGCTCCCCCACATCCCG GTTACTGCCAGGGGACGCTGCGCCCCCTACAG GTGAAGAGCTCATCGAGGCTGCCAAGAGGAACGATTTCTGTAAG ctccaGGAGCTGCACCGAGCTGGGGGCGACCTCATGCACCGTGATGAACGGAGCCGCACGCTCCTGCACCACGCGGTCAGCACCGGTAGCAAGGAAGTGGTCCGCTACCTGCTGGAGCACG CGCCCACTGAGATCCTTGATGCCGTGGAGGAAAA TGGGGAGACCTGCCTGCACCAGGCGGCAGCCCTGGGCCAGCGCACCATCTGCCACTACATCGTGGAGGCCGGGGCCTCGCTCATGAAGACCGACCAGCAG GGCGACACTCCCCGGCAGAGAGCTGAGAAGGCTCAGGACACGGAACTGGCGGCTTACCTGGAGAACCGGCAGCATTACCAGATGATCCAGCGGGAGGACCAGGAGACGGCGGTGTGA
- the DGKZ gene encoding diacylglycerol kinase zeta isoform X4: MEPRDGSPEARSSDSESASASSSGSERDAGPEPDKAPRRLSKRRFPGLRLFGHRKAITKSGLQHLAPPPPAPGAPCSEPERQIRSTVDWSESATYGEHIWFETNVSGDFCYVGEQYCVAKMLKSVSRRKCAACKIVVHTPCIEQLEKINFRCKPSFRESGSRNVREPTFVRHHWVHRRRQDGKCRHCGKGFQQKFTFHSKEIVAISCSWCKQAYHSKVSCFMLQQIEEPCSLGVHAAVVIPPTWILRARRPQNTLKASKKKKRASFKRKSSKKGPEEGRWRPFIIRPTPSPLMKPLLVFVNPKSGGNQGAKIIQSFLWYLNPRQVFDLSQGGPREALEMYRRVHNLRILACGGDGTVGWILSTLDQLRLKPPPPVAILPLGTGNDLARTLNWGGGYTDEPVSKILSHVEEGNVVQLDRWDLRAEPNLEAGPEERDEGATDRLPLDVFNNYFSLGFDAHVTLEFHESREANPEKFNSRFRNKMFYAGTAFSDFLMGSSKDLAKHIRVVCDGTDLTPKIQDLKPQCIVFLNIPRYCAGTMPWGHPGEHHDFEPQRHDDGYLEVIGFTMTSLAALQVGGHGERLTQCREVLLTTSKAIPVQVDGEPCKLAASRIRIALRNQATMVQKAKRRSAAPLHSDQQPVPEQLRVQVSRVSMHDYEALHYDKEQLKEASVPLGTVVVPGDSDLELCRAHIERLRQEPEGAGAKAPMCQKLSPKWCFLDATTASRFYRIDRAQEHLNYVTEIAQDEIYILDPELLGASARPDLPTPTSPLPTSPCSPTSRLLPGDAAPPTGEELIEAAKRNDFCKLQELHRAGGDLMHRDERSRTLLHHAVSTGSKEVVRYLLEHAPTEILDAVEENGETCLHQAAALGQRTICHYIVEAGASLMKTDQQGDTPRQRAEKAQDTELAAYLENRQHYQMIQREDQETAV, from the exons GAAAGCCATCACCAAGTCGGGCCTCCAGCACCTGGcaccccctcctcctgctcctggggCCCCGTGCAGCGAGCCTGAGCGGCAGATCCGGAGCACCGTGGACTGGAGT GAGTCGGCGACCTATGGGGAACACATCTGGTTCGAGACCAACGTGTCCGGGGACTTCTGCTACGTCGGAGAGCAGTACTGCGTCGCCAAGATGCTG AAATCAGTGTCCCGGAGAAAGTGTGCGGCCTGCAAGATTGTGGTCCACACGCCTTGCATCGAGCAGCTCGAGAAG ATAAATTTCCGCTGTAAGCCATCCTTCCGTGAATCGGGCTCCAGGAACGTCCGTGAG CCAACCTTCGTGCGGCACCACTGGGTACACCGGCGGCGCCAGGACGGCAAGTGTCGGCACTGCGGGAAG GGCTTCCAGCAGAAGTTCACCTTCCATAGCAAGGAGATCGTGGCCATCAGCTGCTCCTGGTGCAAGCAAGCA TACCACAGCAAGGTGTCCTGCTTCATGCTGCAGCAGATCGAGGAGCCGTGCTCCCTGGGGGTCCACGCCGCCGTGGTCATCCCCCCTACCTGGATCCTCCGGGCCCGCAGGCCCCAG AACACCCTCAAAGCcagcaagaagaaaaagagagcatCCTTCAAGAGGAAGTCTAGCAAGAAAGGGCCTGAG GAGGGCCGCTGGAGACCCTTCATCATCAGGCCTACTCCGTCTCCCCTCATGAAGCCCCTGCTGGTGTTCGTGAACCCCAAGAGTGGGGGCAACCAG GGCGCCAAGATCATCCAGTCCTTCCTCTGGTATCTGAATCCCCGGCAAGTCTTTGACCTGAGCCAGGGGGGTCCCAGGGAGGC GCTGGAGATGTATCGCCGGGTGCACAACCTGCGGATCCTGGCCTGCGGGGGCGACGGCACG GTCGGCTGGATCCTTTCCACACTGGACCAGCTGCGCTTGAAGCCGCCGCCGCCAGTCGCCATCCTGCCCCTGGGCACTGGCAATGACTTGGCCCGCACCCTCAACTGGGGCGGG GGCTACACCGACGAGCCTGTGTCCAAGATCCTGTCTCACGTGGAAGAGGGCAACGTGGTGCAGCTGGACCGCTGGGACCTCCGTGCAGAGCCCAACCTCGAGGCAGGGCCTGAAGAGCGAGACGAGGGGGCCACCGACCGG CTGCCTCTGGATGTCTTCAACAACTACTTCAGCCTGGGCTTTGATGCCCACGTCACCCTGGAGTTTCACGAGTCTCGAG AGGCCAACCCGGAGAAGTTCAACAGCCGCTTCCGGAATAAGATGTTCTATGCCGGG ACAGCCTTCTCCGACTTCCTGATGGGCAGCTCCAAGGACTTGGCCAAGCACATCCGCGTGGTG TGTGATGGGACTGACCTGACCCCCAAGATTCAGGACCTGAAACCCCAGTGCATTGTTTTCTTGAACATCCCCAG GTACTGCGCAGGCACCATGCCCTGGGGCCACCCTGGGGAGCACCATGACTTCGAGCCCCAGCGGCACGACGATGGCTACCTCGAGGTCATCGGCTTTACCATGACCTCCCTG GCCGCGCTGCAGGTGGGCGGGCATGGCGAGCGGCTGACGCAGTGCCGAGAGGTGCTGCTCACCACGTCCAAAGCCATCCCAGTGCAGGTGGACGGCGAGCCCTGCAAGCTTGCAGCCTCCCGCATCCGCATCGCCCTGCGCAACCAGGCCACCATGGTGCAGAAGGCCAAGCGGCGGAGCGCTGCCCCCCTGCACAGCGA CCAGCAGCCGGTGCCGGAGCAGCTGCGAGTCCAGGTGAGCAGGGTCAGCATGCACGACTACGAGGCCCTGCACTACGACAAGGAGCAGCTCAAAGAGGCTT CCGTGCCACTGGGCACTGTGGTGGTCCCGGGAGACAGCGACCTGGAGCTGTGCCGTGCTCACATCGAGAGGCTCCGGCAG GAGCCTGAAGGTGCTGGAGCCAAGGCCCCGATGTGTCAGAAACTGTCCCCCAAGTGGTGCTTCCTCGATG CCACCACTGCCAGCCGCTTCTACAGAATCGACAGGGCCCAG GAACACCTCAACTACGTGACTGAGATCGCGCAGGACGAGATTTATATCCTGGACCCTGAGCTGCTGGGGGCATCTGCCCGTcctgacctccccacccccacgtcccctctccccacctcgcCCTGCTCCCCCACATCCCG GTTACTGCCAGGGGACGCTGCGCCCCCTACAG GTGAAGAGCTCATCGAGGCTGCCAAGAGGAACGATTTCTGTAAG ctccaGGAGCTGCACCGAGCTGGGGGCGACCTCATGCACCGTGATGAACGGAGCCGCACGCTCCTGCACCACGCGGTCAGCACCGGTAGCAAGGAAGTGGTCCGCTACCTGCTGGAGCACG CGCCCACTGAGATCCTTGATGCCGTGGAGGAAAA TGGGGAGACCTGCCTGCACCAGGCGGCAGCCCTGGGCCAGCGCACCATCTGCCACTACATCGTGGAGGCCGGGGCCTCGCTCATGAAGACCGACCAGCAG GGCGACACTCCCCGGCAGAGAGCTGAGAAGGCTCAGGACACGGAACTGGCGGCTTACCTGGAGAACCGGCAGCATTACCAGATGATCCAGCGGGAGGACCAGGAGACGGCGGTGTGA